The following DNA comes from Ailuropoda melanoleuca isolate Jingjing chromosome 19, ASM200744v2, whole genome shotgun sequence.
TCCAGGCACAGAAGCCAGAAACCGGGGACCCgttcctgcccttccccaccatctAAATGCACCGCCAAGTCCAGTGAACTGAGCCTCCTAAAGGCTTCTACTCCCCTTCTTCACGACCATCCCCACCCAACTCGTTGTCATCTTCACAGGGTCTGCCGCAAAGCCTGTGCTACTCATTCTGGCCTCCCTTAGCCTCTGTCCACAGAGCAAATCTAAGCAGATCCCCTctaccaccaccccaccccacatgcTGAATAGCGCACAACAGTATGCTGATGCCCTCAGGACAAGGAAAGCTGCCTGGGGCTGACcaggccctgcccctctcctcccctcatccTGCACCACGCTCCAGCTCACTCTCCCTCCTCCAACCATACTGGCTTTTTCTAGTCCCTGGTACATATCCCATTCACTGCTGCCACAGGGTTTTTGCACAtgctctgtcctctgcctggagtattttcccctcctctcttgcCTAACGCctatccatttatttttgctaAGGTATAAAGTACATAGTGTGCACCATGTGTGCAGCTCAATAATGCTTTCCAGATGTGTCTGCTCCCATAACTCCCGCCCAGATCTAGACTGAGAACATTTCCAACACCCTTCCGCCTTTCCGGTCTGcgttcctccccagccccaggtaaCCCGTATGCTTCTATCCCTTCTATTCATTCCTCAGAAAGCAGCTGATGCGACCCTTTCTCAGGCAAGCTGCCTCCAATCCCGCAGACAGAAGTCTAAACCTGCGATCACAGGCACTTTCCCACCTGAGGCTCCGCATCCGAGCACTTAGGTGATCTGTGTCGATTTTCCCCGGGAACACTGTAAGCTCCGTGAGGGCAAGGACCTCATCTACTCGCACTCTCCGTTGTTCTTCGGGGCTGGCGCGTGGAGGGTGATAACAACAGAAGTTAGCGAGTACCTCCTGAGTGCTTATTATTGCCAGGCACTTCGAGGTAACCACCTCACGGAATTCTCCCACCATTCCTACCAAGTAGGTGCCATTACATccatatccccattttacagaggaggaaactgagggacagagaagTGAAAAAACTTGCCCCAAGTCAGGAAGCGGTAAGTGGTGGTCAGGACTCACACGCAGGCAGTCCGGCTACAGCGCCTATGCTCTTAATCATTACGCTACTCTGCCGCTCAGAGGCCACGGGGACAGACAAGCAGTGCGTGCCCAGGATATTctgaatgaataaacgaatggATTTATAGAAGAGATGAGGAGAGCTCATTCAAGGAACTGAGGGAGCCCCCAAGTCTCCCCCAGATCAACAAATAAATGGACTCACCTGCACAGGCCCAAGATCAGGCCATCTGCCAAAGAGAAAGGCTCACCCGTCTCCCCAGCAGTCATGGGAAGAAGCTCGCTGCTCCTGAACACATGGGAGCGTCCTGGGCCCTGGCTGAGGGTACTCCCCGGGACAGAGAGGATCACTGCCTGGGTCTAGTGAAGCCTGAAGGCAATGTTCCACTAGATGAGACAAGTCCCTCTGCCCTTATTCATGCTAACCTGTGACCTTCCTAACCATTTAATACCTCGGGCCCTCTGACACAGAAAGAGGATACTTTGAATggcaaaacaattaaaataaaaaataaaaaagcttgcCTGGTTAGAAAGTGCCTGAGTCCAACTGCACATCTATGAATTAGCATTTGGTCTGTACCTCCACTTTCCAGAGCTTGATAATCCTGGATGAGCTCATAGGCTATCTCATGCCATCTGTGTGACCAGACAAGGGTAGGCCACCTTTTAACTTGCTTCGGTGACATTTACCTCATGACCACATCCCAAAAAGCTCAGGAGGAAACATACAGGAAGAGGTTTATTATTTCACAGGACACTGCTCCCCGCCATGGGGCCGCAAGCTCCCTCCCATGAGTCCCAGGGCAGTCGGCGGCCTGAGCCCTGCTCACACAAAGCTCTGAGCAATGGCCAACACCTTGGAAAATTCGCCTTCCCTCTGGCGTAGGCTGGTGGGGATGGGTGTCTTAATTCGGGTCCCCACAGGGTTCCCATTGTCCTCGATGAGGACCACATTGTTGGAGTCAAACCTGGGGGTCATCTGGGGACCGGGCATGCGATGCCCCACAATGAGTGCCTTTTTCTTCTGTCCCTTGATGGCCAGCAGTATCCGGTCGCCCACCGTGCCCACCCCATTCTTGGTATAGACGTGGATGCAACGAGGAGGCCGATGGTATGGGGTATTCCCCAGGGCACTGTTGTCCACCACACGGACCCGCGTCATCTTCTGAATTGCACTGAAGCTCCCAGTGgtgctggggaaagagaaaaaaagtctgaGGTCTGTATTCTCCTGGTCAGGGTGCAGACGCCTCTGAGGGCAAAGCCTGGGAGAGATCACACGATAGCAACAACACGCTGTACAGAGCAAAACCCAGGGCCCTGACAGAAAGTCAGGTGCCCAAGACAGCTTCCTCACAGTCAAAAGCTTCTGCTGCTGGGTCAACATCTCACTTTGGAGGGGTTTTAAAGAGAACCCAATTTTCTGTTACAATGAACTCCATGGTAGTCTTAACTGAAAGCCTTTGGTATCCAAAAGAACTCTGAGGATTAAGGGACTATTTTATGGGCCAGGCCTCCCCCATTGCCCAGCCTGTAAAACCTGCTCCCCCAGAATACAATGATTCCAAGATTTCCCATCTATGTGTCACTGCCAGATGATATGAGTGAGTAGGTTTGCTACGGGAGTCCCCTGACATAACAGAAACCAGAAATAAGTCAAGGTAACGATCTTGTGTTTCAGTGCATTTTTCCCCACTAGACTGGAATTGTTTTTAAGAGTACCTAAAGGCAGATAAGCTATTATTAAGCAGTCTGATaacaacaggatttttttttttttaatgtaaaggcctgggccttttttttttaaagatcttatttatttacttgagagagacagtgacagagagagagaaagcacaagcagggggagtggcagagggagaagcaagctccccgctgagcagggagcccaatgaggggctcgatcccaggaccctgggaccatgacctgagatgaaggcagacgcgtcaccgactgagccacccaggcgcccaacagtgggatttctattttcctgatgCCAGCACCTTAAGTGCTATTCTCCAGGGTAACCCTAGGCTCTCCCTTTGCATTCTGCATGCCTACTCTGGGGCAATTTTATTGATTCCCTTTGCTTCCAACTAGTAAATTCCACCTCCAGCCTCACTTCTCTCCTGTATTCTAGCCCTGTATTTCCACTCTAAGCTCCCCCCGACATGTCCCACTGATACACTAGGTCCCACACGGACCTCATCATCTTCCCTTGCAAACCTCCCCATGCTGCTGCATTCCTTATTTAGATAATGGCCTCTCCAGCTCCCAAGCCATAAATCTCTCTCCATCAACTGCCTTGGCTGCCAAGTCCTATTGATACCACCTGTGAAgcccctctgtcctctccctccacccccacccacacttCCTCAGCTCGGCAGCTTTCTTTCTTACACCAAGACTGTTACAATAGTGTCCGAACTGGTTCCGTATGCCTCATGTTGCCAGCCAAGAGCTCTCTTTTAGAACATAAAAGTGAGACCACTCCCCTTAGAACTGTTCAGTGGTCTACCACTGTCTACGCTGTCAATAACCTGGCCCCCACTTACCTACTATCTGAGGGCCACAATCTCTTACCACTGATCACAGAGTGGTCTGTGCCCTCCAGGCACGCCACACCTCTCGGCCCTCCCCGGAGGCCTGGACCGGGCCTgctcccacttcccttctgggaaggctgcctctgctctcccttcctcctcctccattagCAGCTCCTGTCTCAAGCCATCCAAAGCACCGTAAAAACCTCTATTATTATACTGGTCACATTCCCTCAGTTATTTGTTTCCAAGTTTGCTCCTGTGGCCAACTGTGAAGACTCTTTCAGGACAGGAAGCAATTCTTATTCATCTATGACCAACCCTAGGCGCAGTGCTCAGTAACCGCCAGGGAGTGAGCGCACGAATGGGGCCAGGAGGCATGTTTGCCAACAATAACGCACCCCGTGCTCTGTGTCCTGGCTTAGCATCTAAAAGGAGGGGAGGCTGTCACACTTTTATCATGCCTGAGTTTTGGTAATAtgcatgtaacattttaaaaagagattctgtttttaaaagagaaggttTTCATGCACAGGAGGGAATGACGGGGTTGAGAGACGCTGGAGTCACTGCAAGAATCCAGCAAGGACTGAGCTTCCTCTACTGTGGGCCACTTCCTACCCCACCGCCAACAGCAAGGTCACGTCCTTACCAACCCTCTTATCCAACCTGACCAAAGCATTTAGCTTTCCTACATGCCAAGCCCACCTCCCTTTCTAGTCACCCAATAACACCCAGCCCTGATGAGAGGCTTACTCAGTCAGACATAGCTTCAAGAACTGAATGGGAAAGTTACCTGAAACCGCGCTGGCTGAGTGCTCTGCTTGCATGGGTGAAGGGGCCCCCGAGCCCAGCACAGAAAGCCATGGCAAATCCTgcagaaaaagaggggaaagggTTTATTTCTAAGTCAGTGTCCTTACTCAGAGCCAGCCTGCCAGGGACTTGTGTGGGAGATGGTACTTCCAGCATAAGATCATTAGTCACTAAATATAAATCTTAGTGGTTAAAAGCTACGCAGATGATTA
Coding sequences within:
- the MRPL14 gene encoding 39S ribosomal protein L14, mitochondrial — protein: MAFCAGLGGPFTHASRALSQRGFSTTGSFSAIQKMTRVRVVDNSALGNTPYHRPPRCIHVYTKNGVGTVGDRILLAIKGQKKKALIVGHRMPGPQMTPRFDSNNVVLIEDNGNPVGTRIKTPIPTSLRQREGEFSKVLAIAQSFV